The DNA region ACGCGAATCATTAATTGACGTGCGCATGAAGAAGTTCGTTTGGTTCTTTAATATTTCAGAATTAGAGGTCGAATCATCGCATTGTCTTCATGATCAAGAATCTGCatgcacaaaaaaaaaatcaatagaaaTACCTATAACTGATATATATAGTTATAATGAATGTGATCTGAATTTGATTCCTTACATGGCAATGGTAGACGTAACCTGGCTCAGCCGTGGCATCGAAAGGGTAGGGTTCGTCCCTATCGATGAGCTTGAACTGCACGACGATGGTGGTCATGCTCCCCGGTGCAATCTTCACGATGTTCTTCCACGTTCTCTCGTGCTCCGGCACCGCCGTCACCGGCCCCGTTGCGTGCTTCTTCACGTCGCACTTCACCGCGTCGTTCTTCTCCCGCATGCACGCCTTGAATGCCTCCAGCGCCACCAGCCCTCTCACCCTCGCCGCCTGAAATGTGGCCAGGTGCAAGTGTAGCGGGTGGTTGTCCTCGGTCAGGTTGATCACCTGCCACACCTCCGTACTTCCCGGCCTCGGCGTCTCCGTCGCCGGGTCCTCCAATCTTTTTCCGTTGATGTACAGGTGGGTCGGCTCGCCCGACGCCGTCTGGTATTCATACAACACGATGTACCTCTTTTTTATGGCGTCCTTCACGTTGGCCACTGGGTAATCGACTAACTTTGCCGGAATCCTTGAGTTGTCAGTAGTCTTCTTCGGCGAGATGACGAACTTCATGATCTTAAAAGAGATAAAAATAGAATTATCAAAATTGATCGGATCAGATTATCAAATCTAATTCTaagaataattataataaaattattagaataaatttaatttgataatttgattcaatgaattttgataattttattttatttcttttaaacCTGACTGCTGTGCGTGTTGGGCGGGTCGCCGCCAGGGAATGGATACGGCGCGCTGTTGGTCAGCCGGACGGCGGAGGTCTCCGACTCGGCGAAGTCGATGACTATGTCGTAAATCTCGGCCGGTGCGATGAGGATGCTGGGGGCGGTGACAGGCTTGTTGTGGTAAGTGACGTCGGAGCCGATGACGGTGAAGGGGAGGCCGTCGGAGAGGGAGAGATTGAAGTAGCGGGCGTTGCTGCTGTTGAGGATGCGGAAGCGGTACTTTCGGCGGAGGACGGCGAGGTAGGGCCAGGCCTTGCCGTTGACGACGATGACCTCGCCGAAGTACTCCGGCTGCCACTCCGGGTGCACGGTGGGAACGTTGCCCGTGTAGTTCATGTAGAGGGAGCCGTCCTTGTAGAAGCTGCGGTCACTAATGACGAGGTGGCGGTCGAAGTGGCGGCCGGAGGGGAGGCCGAAGGGGATCTCCACCGGGAGGTTACGAATGGTGTAGGTGCCGACGAGGCCGGCGAGTATGTTGGCGCGGGTGAGGCCGAGGGCGTGATCGTGGTACCAGAGGTTGCCCGGGTGCTGCACGTTGGGGTAGTGGTACGTGGCCTCCGACCACGCGGGGCCCACCTCGCGGAAGCCGGAGGTGAACCAGGCGAAGGCGCTGCCGTCGGACCGGGGACCGTTGACGCCGCCGTGGAGGTGGACCACGGCGGGGACGCCGCCGTGCTTGGGGACGGCGACGGGGATCGTGGGGTCCCATGGGAGGATGTGGCGCTCGGGGAGGTGGTTTTCCCACGTCACGTTGAGCGGCACCCCCTGCAGCGCCTCGATGGCCGGACCGGGATAACTGGCTGCCCGGCGGCTCGTGCCGTACACGAACACCGTCGTCACCGGCAAATCCCGGTGGAATTTCTGCAGATTTTGAACATTCTTTTTTCATTTCGCTCCACATATTTTACTTATATTCCCTAAATACCACTACGATAATTAAAATATTCATCTTTGACTATTATTCAAAACTACgcacataaaataaaaaatttcgttataaattaatataaattattcATCGATATTACCCATTTCTTCTCGTACATGCCGACGGTGAGGGCGATGGGCTTGGGTCGGCCGTCCTCAACGGCATACCCGTAGGTCTTGGGCATCGCCGGCAGCGGATCGACGTACTTCTTCAGCGAGCGAGCCACGCGCTGGAGATATGCATCAGACACCGGAGGAGGCGCTCCTGTACTTCCGGCGACCTCTTCGCCGGAGATCATTAAGACGATCAGAACTGCTACCAGAAACTTAGCCGCCATCATTGATCGACCCTATGACCTACATCGAGAACATTAATTAATAACAGACGCAAACAGAGATCGGGATCGAAGAGAAGGCCCTACCAACACCATGCGCGCAAAAAGTTTGTGGGAAATCTCTCACCGTGCAAAGAGCTTGGTCGAGGATGTGGCGAGCACACAGAAATGGACGTCCAGGGTTTTTGCAGCTAGTGGAGTTTGCCTTGTGGCAAATAATCACTTTCCTAATGCCATGTTAATCACGTACAGCTTAATTAATTATGAGTGCATTAAACTTTGGTCGAAGTGGATTAGTTGTTAAAAGTTGAATTAAACTTGAATTCATCAACCATAAATGTTTTATGTACATGAACCAAGTGAAATATGAATATTATAATTCATGTATCTAGATAGAATAAGTTCACGATGATGTATGTTTCAACACAAAAGTCATTATACTAATTCATTTCTCTTCCTAGAAACCTAGCTTTTAAGAGGCCACCACTTTCCAATATTAGTTACGTAAGTAATTAGGCTACAAATATACAGTAAATGATGAGAAATGCAGGCGGATGATTGGGATGAAATAAACCTTGAAGTTGATGGCAGGAAGCTTCTGCTTGTCCTTGTGCTTGTGCTTGTGCTGTGAATGGGGAACGCACAAACCCTATGAGATATATAATTGTATTTAGTTAAATCCTCTTCATTAATTAATTTCTAGCGTGTTCCAAAGCAATATGCAAATTGCAAAGCCGGTCCATATATATGTCCCCGTGCTGGACTTCATCATATAATTTTAGTCTTTGATCACGACGTCTAACCACCTCATACTGTATTGAATTTAACATAATTAATGTTTTTCTCGTTCTAGATGAAAGTGGGAAAGTTGCACCTCTCCCAGTATATGAATTCAAAGAGAGTAGAAGAAGTTATGTTAGTTTGACTCGGTTTTAAGTTTAGAATGCAcgtatttataataaataatttttttcaaaggAAAAATAACGAGGAGTGAATCTATAGATTATATACTGTTTTTTGACTTAAATATATGTTGATATTATTGATTTCTTGGAATAAGAAGTTGCACCATCagctttattgttctcatttgcGCTCATCCCTTTCAGTGATATGTTGTGTTCAGTGCATTGTGTCATCAAGCATAAATTTGCTTCGTTGCTTCTAATAAATTAAGTCTCTAGTGTTCCACTTGAGTCACCACTGCTACCATCAAAAGACTCTTTGACACTCATATCCATTGGCCTTAAAATGCTTTGCACATAAACGAAGCTTGAGCTTGAATATCCACCTTGATAAACAAATTAAATGTGACATTATCAAGGGACCATAACTTATTGAGCTTGTGTCACAAGTGAGTCAAGATGAAGTACCTTGCATTTGCAATGAGATAAAATAGTATTGATTAGGCAAGATAAATATAATGTTTTGGTAAGATTCATATGAGTTTAATTTGTAAGACGAGTCTTGTTTACATGTTAGCTTCCAATGTATTTTTTAGTAGGTCAATGacaaattttatgaaaaatatagatggaattaatatattaataataaatcaaataattatgATCGAATGAGGAAGGAGCATCCTTTTGGAATTTATCCTAAACTATTTGTCTCTTGTAATTTAaaagcttttatcaaaatatacgaattgatcctgtctgaatgagAAGAAGTTGATAAATTAGGAATGTGGCTTGGAGGTTGATAGTgttaaaaattataaatgagaaattaaaaggtttaaagtGTCTTTTAGATAGTTAAAGGATGACATCTTATGAATAGGTAGTGTGCCTCATAGAAAAGGATGCGATCTACATCATCCAATTTaaaatggatggatgagatctaattaAACCAAGAAGTTCTTATACCCcttcatttagtataaataaagtcCTCACATCCTCATTTCACTCACTCAATTCCTTCCAAGGAAAGAAAGCATTGCATTCCAtacttgcattggagagttcgAGAAGCCTTCATCAGTtcggaggtcttgcgatttgcaATGCTACTATTACAAGATAAAGTCGTTATATTTTGGGAGACGATTGACATGTTCCGTGAGCACCGTATGGGGGCAAAttcgtcttaaagagatagagtctaactctagcTCGACTTCGTCAAAACGATGGTATACTGTCATTCTGCCCGCGCTCAGATTGCACCAATACAAAGTTCCCAATAGTTTTAAGATGAATTCTAATCATGAAAACTGATGGCTGGTGATACGGATGTGGCCTTTATGGCATAAGAGTAATTAGGGGATGAGTGAAGGACATTTTGGTCTTTGAGGAGGGGGGGTTTAGGTTTTAAGAAGGGAGAAAAGAGGAAGTGAGGGAGGTCTTTTTGGAACCGCCGCCAGCCAAGGAGAGCTACTCCCAAGGAGAGAATAACTTGGAGGACTTCTCTCGCAGCCATTGCTCCGAGCTGTCCGGAGAGGGTGagctcttttctcttcctctgtGAATGGTGGGGTTGGATGT from Zingiber officinale cultivar Zhangliang chromosome 4B, Zo_v1.1, whole genome shotgun sequence includes:
- the LOC121976950 gene encoding multicopper oxidase LPR1 homolog 1-like — its product is MMAAKFLVAVLIVLMISGEEVAGSTGAPPPVSDAYLQRVARSLKKYVDPLPAMPKTYGYAVEDGRPKPIALTVGMYEKKWKFHRDLPVTTVFVYGTSRRAASYPGPAIEALQGVPLNVTWENHLPERHILPWDPTIPVAVPKHGGVPAVVHLHGGVNGPRSDGSAFAWFTSGFREVGPAWSEATYHYPNVQHPGNLWYHDHALGLTRANILAGLVGTYTIRNLPVEIPFGLPSGRHFDRHLVISDRSFYKDGSLYMNYTGNVPTVHPEWQPEYFGEVIVVNGKAWPYLAVLRRKYRFRILNSSNARYFNLSLSDGLPFTVIGSDVTYHNKPVTAPSILIAPAEIYDIVIDFAESETSAVRLTNSAPYPFPGGDPPNTHSSQIMKFVISPKKTTDNSRIPAKLVDYPVANVKDAIKKRYIVLYEYQTASGEPTHLYINGKRLEDPATETPRPGSTEVWQVINLTEDNHPLHLHLATFQAARVRGLVALEAFKACMREKNDAVKCDVKKHATGPVTAVPEHERTWKNIVKIAPGSMTTIVVQFKLIDRDEPYPFDATAEPGYVYHCHILDHEDNAMIRPLILKY